A genomic region of Dermochelys coriacea isolate rDerCor1 chromosome 18, rDerCor1.pri.v4, whole genome shotgun sequence contains the following coding sequences:
- the PER3 gene encoding period circadian protein homolog 3 → MKEQTAAAVVGAPLTNLMMTIKPLSVVSVTSQCSYSSTVVHIPQPESEVTAIEDATVGSEQIELPPLNAPTVVLEEFKQVGPTKEVLSVHTLKEEQNYIDGLHQRTLSSPY, encoded by the exons ATGAAAgagcaaacagcagcagctgtggtaGGAGCTCCGCTGACAAATCTGATGATGACCATCAAGCCTCTGAGCGTGGTGTCTGTAACTAGCCAGTGCAGTTACAGCAGCACCGTTGTGCATATCCCACAACCTGAGTCAG AAGTGACTGCAATAGAAGATGCCACTGTAGGGAGTGAACAAATTGAGCTGCCTCCTTTGAATGCTCCCACTGTGGTTCTTGAGGAATTTAAGCAAGTTGGACCAACAAAGGAAGTTTTGTCAGTCCACACTCTGAAAGAGGAGCAAAACTACATTGACGGGCTCCATCAGAGGACATTGTCATCTCCATACTAG